A stretch of DNA from Bradyrhizobium algeriense:
TGCAGCGCCGAGGCGTAGGCGACGTAGGCCGCCGCATCCGGTCCGCCGCGCGCGGGCTTGAGATCGTTCTGCAACAGACCGAGCGTGCGCGACAGCGTGGGTCCCGCCGTGAGTTCGGGCGTCGCGAACACCTTGCCGCCGCGATAGGAAATCGTTAGCGGCTCACGCAGATGGGCGCGGAACGGCTTGAGGTCATCGACCGACAGCGCGCCGCCGGCGGCCTGGATGTCGGCAGCAAGGCTGTTCGCCAAATCACCCTCGTAGAAGTCGCGCGGGCCGGCGCTGGCGAGTTGCGCCATCGTGGCCTTGAGCCGGTCCTGCGGCATGCGAACTTTGGCCTTGATGGCCCATTGCGGATTCGGCGGCAGGCCATCCTGCAGATAGGTGGCGGCGCTGGCGGGATAACGCCGCAGGTCCGCAGCCGCGCTAGAAATCATCAGCGTTGTCCACCAGTCGACTGCAAGGCCCGCATCGGCGAGCTTGACGCTCGGCGCCAGCAATTCCTTCCACGGCAGTTTGGCGTGGCGGCGGTGCGCTTCCTCCATGCCGGCCACCACGCCGGGCACGGCGATCGAGCCGGGACCATGGATATTGCGGTCGCCTTTTACGCGCGACCAGGGAAAAATATCGGATGCCGCGCCGTCGCCGGTCAGCGGATAATCCGCAAGGTTGAGGCTCGCCGGCGCGCGCATGCCGTAGTCGATCACTTCATAGCGGTCTTCCCGCGCCCGGTAGAGCACCATCGCGCCGCCGCCACCGAGCCCGCTCATCCAGGGCTCCAGCACGCCCAGCGCAAAGGTGGTCGCGATGACAGCGTCGACGCAGTCGCCGCCCGCGGCCAGCACCTCGGCGCCGACTCGCGCCGCCCTGCCGGATTGCGCGGCGACTATGCCGCCTTTGGAGGAGACGGCGGGCTTGCGGATCGCTTGCGTGTTGGAAAACTGGTCGCGCATCGGATGGCCTTCGATATCGGGGGGAAGTTTTGCGGGGGGCGGGGTGGGGATGAGCTTCATTACACCCTAAAAATCCTGGGCGAGCCATGACAGAATAACATGCAGGGGGACCACATTCGTTCGTCTTC
This window harbors:
- a CDS encoding gamma-glutamyltransferase family protein, which encodes MRDQFSNTQAIRKPAVSSKGGIVAAQSGRAARVGAEVLAAGGDCVDAVIATTFALGVLEPWMSGLGGGGAMVLYRAREDRYEVIDYGMRAPASLNLADYPLTGDGAASDIFPWSRVKGDRNIHGPGSIAVPGVVAGMEEAHRRHAKLPWKELLAPSVKLADAGLAVDWWTTLMISSAAADLRRYPASAATYLQDGLPPNPQWAIKAKVRMPQDRLKATMAQLASAGPRDFYEGDLANSLAADIQAAGGALSVDDLKPFRAHLREPLTISYRGGKVFATPELTAGPTLSRTLGLLQNDLKPARGGPDAAAYVAYASALQAAYRERLKDMGDEDGRRSLGAEALAPACTTHFSAVDRDGNMAAVTQTLLSSFGSRFVSGQTGITMNNGIMWFDPSPGAPNSLAPGKRCLTNYTPVLAQASDGRRAAIGASGGRRILPAVSQLLSFVMDYGMDLDAVIHQPRIDASEGAVVIGDVRLPQAAREALRERFDYEEARIQTLPMKFACPSIVLRDGDTNSGATEVFQPWSEAVAEG